The Vanessa tameamea isolate UH-Manoa-2023 chromosome 8, ilVanTame1 primary haplotype, whole genome shotgun sequence DNA segment TTCTGCGATGCATTATCGCCTTGTCCCAAAAGGCCCATTGAATTATTGTCATTATTGTCTCGAATCTCTTTACCATTCTTCGCCACTTctttttgcaaaatatttttttccctttCTGTTATTTCAACTTTGGCTTTCTggctctgtaataataattatattcattgtaatctctgtaataatatgtcaataaaatagtatatttgatattatgaaagaagttactatataataaataagtttacctTTAAGTCTTCTTGTAATTTTACGATTAAATCATCCTTAACcttaatatctttaatattagtttCAATTTCTGcttttaacttattaattattttttcactatTAACTAAGGATTCAGCACCAGATTGTCTTGTAGCTTGTAATTCTAATGTCAACTTTTCTAATTTTTCATCTTTGCTTGAATTGTTTTCTTGAATAGCTAACAGTTCGAGTTTTTGTGATAATTCTAATATCTTGCTATCGCCTTCGTTgagtttgttttgtaatttattttgattatccAATTCTAAAGCTATTTTCTCCTTTGAATCTTGTAACTGTTTTTCATAAtcgtttattctatttttaagctcgtgtttcatatttttactttcTCTTTTGTATTCATCGAACTGCTGTTGCAGTTGTCTAGTTAAATCTTCGTAGTTTAATTTTTGAGCTTCgtttatatttgtaagtttCTTTATATCTTCATCTGATTTTGCTAATAGTTGCTGCAAATCTTTAACCTTTTCCTTAGTGCTGACTAAGTCTTCGAGTTGTTTTCCTTGTTccgataaattatttgttaatgtttttattgtgtTGTTAAGAGATTCAATTTCAACAACGTGTTTTGCTTTTAAATCAGCATTTTCTGATTCTAGTTGTTTAACCGTTTCTTGAATTTTActtgtttgtaatataatttcgtttaaGTTACTTATTTCTATTTGCTTTTGTTCTAACATAGTGTTATTTTGATTGACTTCTTGTTGAagctttgtaatattttcttctaactgtttacttttatttaagtcTGTGTCAACTTTTTCATTTTgtgctttaataaaattatctttttctttcattattttattgatttcagtTAGATTTTCAACGGTTTCGTtcaatttgtttgttgtttCTTGAAGTTGACTTTTTAGATTTGATATTTCAGTTGATGATTCGTTATGTTTGTTTTCTAACAGTTTTTTATCATTCACTAAAATAGCCATTTCAGATTTAACTTTTTCTAACTGTTTAAGCTGTTCATTTATTAATGATTCTTCGACAGAAGAATTGTTTAAAAGTGTttcatattgttgttttatagtGGTTGTTTCCATAACAGTTTTGTTTAGCTGatcttctattttattttttatttcattaactttATTAAGTTCTTCTGTAACTTGGGTCAATTGACGATCTTTTTCGGTAACTAATTCTCCATTAGATTTAATATCTACTTCAAGCATTTCTAACTTAAGCGTCAAATCTTTGatagaattttgtttttcttggaGCAATTCATTTAACCGGGTTTCCTCGTCTTTATGGGTTTTGGTTTCATTATTGGCTGCGACCAGATGTTCTTGcaattgatttatttctttttcaaatTGTACTTTTTGGGCATTAAGCTGCGAAGTCATATCgtctaatattttttgcaatgaATCCTCATGTTTTCGTGCCTcttcaagtttattatttaagtcattTTGTGCTTCAGTTAGTTGATCAACTTTTTCCATTAATTTGACTTCTGATGTAGCTCCATCTGCTTTCAGTAATAATATTTCCTCCTTATACCTTTCAATATCAATTTCCAGCTTTTTTCGAATAGTGTCATGCTCATTATTTATATCTTGTTCTTTTAATTTCAAgctttcaatttcattttttagtaTTGAATTTTCATCTAGCAATTTGTCGCTCTGAGATTCTGCTTCTCTTAGTCgattgtttatttcaaaactaaGCGCTTCAAactctttaattttgttttctgcTAATTGTAGCTTTTCAACATTTTCACCTACCGATCTTACTAACTGACCTCGTTCCAAAGAATAATCTTCCTGTACTTTAAAGATTTTCTGCTTATATTCTTGTTCGATTCGGCCACAATTATTAGTAGCTTCTctgtatttatcttttatttcttgGAGTTCTTTCTCCGTATCCTTTAAATGCTGcgataatttattgaattgttcATAAGAATCAGTAGTTTGACCGGTGAGATTTAAATACTCGCCTTCTACCTTTTCTTTAGATTGTTGAATTTCATCACATTTTTCAATAGCACTGCTTAGTTGCCGTTTATATTCACCGATTTCTAATTCCATAGCTGCTATTGTAGCCTTAAGTTCAGCATTAATTTGCGTAATTTCATTAAGGGActctttcaattttttattttcttccttCAACGCATTTAATTCATCAACATTGATAGTAAACTGTGTATTTAGAGTGTCGAGctcaattttacttttatctaaAGCTTGCTTGTGGGTCTCTATTTCTTTTATTAGCTGCTCTATTTTAGTATTACGGTCCTCAATTTCTTTCTTGTGTTCTTCAGCAATTTTGCTgtgcttaatattaaaattggccGTTGTTTCTTCGAATTCATctttcaactttattatttccTTATCTCGTTCATGAATAGtctgtttatattcatttatgagTTTATCATTTGAGTTAGTTGATTTACTAGATTCGTTAACCAACTTTTcgtattcttttgttttagtaTTCAATTCTTGTCGTAGGTTCaatatttctgttttgtttttctCATCTTGTTGTGAAGCCTCGTTCAAAAAGCTTtcatattcgttgattttctgTGTTAGTTCTTCTTTAACACGACTAACCTCTTCCTGTAACAACTTGCAAGATgattcttgttttttatttaaatcttcaaGCTGCTCGATGTCTAAAACCTTGGCACTAagttccatttttaatttagtcattTCCTTGTTAAGGTTGACTTCATGTTCTTTACTAACTCCCATTActgaaaaaaaaggaaaaccGTCATTAGtgcagtttaaaatataatgatagtgAAAAAAATGACTAATATAAATGTTGAGGATTTGAAGATCAAATAGATTAATTTACCTTTGTTCAATTCTAGTGTTTTATCATCAACAGCTGCCTGCAGTGaagttaatttactatttaaatctattattgtTTGACCGTTCTCTTTATTCAATCTCTCTACGTTTTGTTTCTCAGCGTCCAACTTTGACTCGGCCAGTTGCAACTTCGCTGTAAGCACTGAGAGCTGCGTTTCGAACTCGGATTGAGAGATAGCAATTTTACTCTTAGCTTCATTGAGTGCTTTTTCAGAGTCTGTCTTAACTTTATATAGTTCCTCGTTTAAACTTTTGGTCAGCGAGTCCTTTTCACTTTCTTTTTCCTTGATCAACGCATAGGCTTCATctaataatttttgaagttcAGAAGATAAtgctgaaaattaaaattacaatttatgttatctttataattacGCGTAAGAGTACTTGCGCGTGTTTAGGCTTAATGATGTTAATTGATAAAAAGAAGAGGAACTACAAAACTGGATAAATTAAATGACTATTAAACAAATTGAAGACTCTAGTCATAATTAATCTatgctattatattaataaagcttAGAATCAGAGATAATTGACAATGTCAATGCACAGCTACATTTTAACTAACGGCATTCACATAAACGACCTAAATTTAAGACGAATTGATTTGGACAACAACCTAACGCCATATATTTATGGCGTCTAGGTTGTCCAAATTTGTTCCACATTTTAGCAACAGTCAACAGTGTCAGTGTCATTCTCCAGCCTTTTACTATGAACGCAGAACAAGCCgcttaacttatttaaatgtaaaattttgtataattatcttaaattataaggatattaaaagtataatgtcAAGGCGTTATATTTTAGCTTTACTCACTTTGTGCTGCTACTAGTTCCTCTTTGTGTTGATCAGCTAGAGCGTTCATCTCAGCACTGCGCTGATCTTCGAGCGCTCGCAGCGCTGCACTGGTGGTCTCAGCGCGAGCGACTTGCAATGCGACTTCAGCTTCTAGATCTCTAATTTGTTTTTCTCGCGTTTCTTTTTCTTtctagttttttaaaaaaaatatattttttacaaatataatataagtaaataataatatttacaaccaaatatattcatgaaataCGTACCTCCATTGCTTCTTTGTAtttctgaaaaattaaataaaaatgtttagttaTATGAGTTTATTCCTCGAAAGAAGACAAGGTATTTAAATGTAGAATTTCTTACATTATAGTCttctttgttaatattttcttcttcGTTCCTGAACATAAGATCTTCCACCTTTTGCTTTTCATCTTCcaacattttattaagtttgtCAAGTTCGACTTTAAGTTTCGCATTTTCGTTGTTCgtctaaaaacaaaaatcatatgaatatttattatttatatatttaacatttatatttattttaggcaCCAATGtccatataaaatatgatagtaaaaagttaaagttaaacatatttttctacaTACGAAAATATTACAGAACACAATGAttcatttgcaataaaaaaaaaaaacattatttataaattaaaaatgtattatttcttactacaagaataatttaaaagattccTCATATCccgatttaaaaatgaaacgatCGTCGATCGAACATTGTCCGTTgctgtttttttatcattcatataataaaaattacaataataatgacctgtgTTGCTTCTTTTCTAATCTGTGCAAGTGCACTTTCTGTGCGTTCGAATTGCATCGTAACTTTAACAACTTCTGCTCTCTCCAACTCCCGCTCCTGTAACAGCCGCTCCAAGTGCTGCTGTTTTTCTCGTAAGAGCTCCTAAattgttaaacaataatattaagtacctttataaacattatattaaaaagaatactAACAATTTCCTATTTTCAAGAAATTTCTGTTATTCGTATTGATCCCCTACTATTAGTCGTAGGGCTTATGTTGTGTGTTCGTAGTGACGACAATAGTCCGAGAGGTTAAAGTCGAACTTGCGACTTTCGTATCGTTGGGTACCTGTTAAGCTATACaggttttataaacaaatatttttttacaatacatttttttaattcatagtaCTTATTTCTTAATCATGTTCCAATATTTGTTAAAGGTAGATCTTGTAAATCCGgagtagttacatttatattaatattttagtatatatatattatgttaatatataagacttaggaataaatttattattgctattaatatattcatgcaTATCTTAAACTACGACATTCAATAAACTCTAGTTTGAACATTAACAAGAGGTCTTGGGTAttgtatatgatttaaaaaaaaaatcacatattatttgttacgaaaagtattttcaagatgctcatattttgaaaaagtaaattcgtttcaatgataaaataaataaatcgtaaaagCACTGtcgtaaaaacaatttactatttatgaaatactttatattggtattgcaataaaattaagtcaTGCGAccttgtttataaataactaataataacacTGCTTACGTGCACACACATTCAACTTCTAAGTAGCGTTGCGTTATCTATGGTTTTCTTACGTACTTAACTCTTATTCTCATAACTAATATTCATGAAATATACTACCCGATCCTACgaaatttattcttattaaaccgatcttaatttagaattaatgtTACAAGTGAAAAAAAGGCCTAGTcatgttctaaaatattttaataatcctaCAACAAAACTGATAATTTGTCGCTAGCTTTGGTTTAAGGAAGCTAAAAtattgctaatattttatttttttaaatttaaatataagtatatatctcGGTATGCTAAAAGCGCTCtacataaattctaaatttcccAAAGCCTATTTATTTGCATACATTACAAAACGAAAGATCTCCCCGGAATACAAATCTCTGTATGTATATAGTTAGACTTTCCGTTGTCAGTTAGAGAATAAGATATACATAGTTTTTTACCTTATACATGAGTATAAGAAATAGTTATAGATATTCTttacatttaatcaaatatattgcaaacaaatattaataaaacagccTTTTGGCAGTGACGGATTTTGGCTTAAGGCCGCAAGGCCAGAGCCTAGGGCGGAACCGATACATTCGAAAATGATTGAGTCGTCTTATgcttgaataaatatatctttaatctatttcgtcatttatttttctcaagATTAAAAAGTTCTTTTTGAAATTCcaattttgcatttttatttgcCTCTCAATACCATTAAGggttatttttgacatttaggaaacgataatttaaaaaaaaaaattacgatataTGTGTATAGTCTCCACACGATAATTAAAAAGAGCGAGCATAATCATTTATCCGGTTTCATAGAAATaataacgtatatattttatttgcggATTGGCTATGCAATGCCGtctctattttttatatcaaatcaatgatTACAGAGAGACAAATCATTATCTCACTATACACCCGCTAAACACCGTACATAAGAtcatgttttgttatttattcaaattttacttaatatcaccaacaaaaataaagatttatgtaCATTAATATGACATTAGAAAATGATCTGACGTTTTACTAAAGAACAGTATCTATATATGTAGCAAGTTACTATAGCAAGTAACTATTCTAAGGACATAAGATCGTTCGTCaagttcattaataataaacaaatgcaaCAGTTCAATGAACTCTTATTCAAATCTAACCATCGACCGTGAAAATACTAGTAGAAATAACCAAGTACTAACTTTAAATGAGGTAAGATATTGAAAACAAATGGGCACACAgtcataaatatgataattattttaccaaTTAGGTAGGTGAAAATCAATGCGTAGGATTACTCGTAAATGCCTACTTAAACGGAATTGAGACGTTATATCGCACAAAAGGACTTATTATTGGTGTTATAGTCGTACATTAACACACGCCTACACATGTATTATGTCTTCTAACGTATAATAGAAATCTACTAATTTgtgatatttacttaaatataactaaataataaatatcaataatatgttCCTATTTCATTGCTACCACACTACGTATTGCGGTTTACGTATTATCTATTCATTCGACTTTATTATTACTACTTTTGTTttgaaagtattaaaattatgctTCATATTTAGCAAACAAAAGCCCacgaataaatgaaaattccAAATTAATGGCTATTTCAAGAAGTTGAACTGTCTTAAAACACACAGCTAAAAGGCATTCATACGGGAAATTACTGTAGAACAGGACGGGGAGTATTCAAAGGCGACAGAAAATCTTTAGGGCGGGTAAGGCGTGCACCTTCAAAAGACATTGAACTGCACGCCTACCGAGAAatcatatagatattatattgctAATTAAATCGTCTTTGATTAAAGATATATAAGATacgtttaaattatacataaacatgCCCACGTGAATaggaattttaatgaatatcaaaTGTACTATAtcttacgaataaaatataagacctataaagtaatgttttatttttatactgataGAAGTGATCTTTTTATGTGTTATCTGACCGCAGAGCTTTTTCCTTGAGCGTTTATTCTTCGAATACCGTGTTTCGTACtgcgtttatttttttcacgctTATTAGTAATTTCTGTGGCATCTAATAATAGATACCTACTGACTCGTTTTTTCTGAAAACTTGACAGTTTATGAGTGTACATCAGCAAGAGTTCAGGCTTCAGGGCgatgtgtatattttaaataaaatatataaatatatatctagaaACTATTTGCTTTTGTGCATTGAACGTTATAtaaatccatattaatatatttttggttatttCTAGTTCGTCTTTTATTATTCAGAGAAAGTAGTTATTAATATGCGAGCTCCTTAAAACTCCCTCCAATACAATCACCATAATCTACATAGCCTGTCCATAGATTCTTCATTATTTAACATCCCCTCGTCTGCTAAAGTTCACAGCGAATCAATTTCGCTTGTGCAAAGGATTTTCCATTCGAATTAAGTTTAAATGTAGTCTGTATTTGGGCGCAGTTGGATAGCTGCCAAGGAATAGGATACGGTCATGTCTGCGCATGTGAAAATACGTATAACTAGGATGTAGGTGAATTTTAAACGCGGTGGAATCTATATATTGTACGTTGTCTGCCATACATTATATGCAATAAAACCTCCGAAATGGTCTGAGTATTTTAGTATGAGTAATTTTTTAGGTTAGGGAACAAAAAATAGTATCGTCATTTAGCGAGTGGAGTTAAGCTACTAGCTAGCCTTTAAAAGTCTACGAACATTTTAAGGGACAACTGAAACCAACTAGGTAATAGTTCATACAACATTTCTCCTCAttcttaagtttaatataaattaacaaaaatattactcatGCGTTGTCTCTAATTGAATAtttgatttctttttataatttatgtattgaattatttcatGCTGACAAAAACTCGGACAAAATCTCGTGCTTTTCGCTACagctaaatataaaacaaaaacaaactagATCTCGCAGGTGTTTactcaaaattaataaactatctAAATTTGAGCAACAAAACTctgagatattaataataagttaaacagaaaattataatgcaaatattatgatagtgtATCTTTAACTAAACGAAATATATACGACGTAACTTTGTCTTATATATCACTAAGAAGTTTAGTTTAAAACGCATGTTaacgattttataattactaatagATCATAAATTCACCATTAAACCACTGTACaatttattcacaaaatacAATAACCCTTAAACCATATAAATTGACCGAAAAAATAAGTCTATCAAAAATGTTATCCATTCTCATGTAAAAACGGATCTTGGGTACTATGTATAACCTAATCCAACGGCATGCGAAAAGACAAATgaacaactttgacatttaattgacaTAACTGGTCGTgttcttgaataatctatggtattaatTCAGAAACGTGTAAAAATGGCGTTTCGAATATCATTTTGAATTgcgaatttataatacataaataaagagatatcGATTAAGAACTGTTTGCAATGCATGATTTTGCAGAACTATTGGCAAATCGCATGGaaaatgtaaatctaaggtttgtttatctttcctTGTTTTTCTtctgccattggaataggctatttaTGTATTGTCTTCCAATGATCCATTTTATCTACACATGCGGACAAGCGAGTATACAGCGATTAGTGCAATAAAACAACACGATtaggtttatataatatttatttacaattttataataaagaaagaaGTGTATATAGACAACACgtctattacataatattattacctcATTGTAAGTTAATTATTCATTCCCACGAAGTTAAATAATCTAAAACATCGTTAtcctaatgtaatattattaattattaagtcttatatattaataatatattaaaaaactaacctAAAAATAAAGGAATGCTAGTGACGAAGTGAGTccttattattatgaatattttcagaACTTACAGGTACTGATcagatatttgttaaatattaaataactacaatattttttttaatccaaaatGAAtggaatttcttttttttttttaatcatcatatttatgttataaaaaaccaAACAATATCACAGTTTTGCAAGCTAAGCTATCTTTCATTCACATTTCAAATTTAACGATTATTGGAACATGATTAAgctgatgtatatatattttgtactataaTGTGCGGTAATTgacaatatattcattttaaaatgattattgtatCTGTAAAAAAAGTCCAGattataaaagttatgtttAGTCTGTGAGCATAACACAAATGtcaaacacaaaaacaatacaatcgTTGGACATATAAAAaccaaacaaataattatttattgaatcaaaataattaacatactgTCTATGGAAACATGTACAAAGCGTCGATTAAACTTTGTGCTTGTTTCATAGAAAATTTGTATAATCATAGATTCATTACATgccaataatatattcataattatattgtgcTGCAGATGCAGTACAACTGTCAAGTAATTGATGTCCTCTATTGGAGCGCGGTAGGTAACTTACTGCACACATGTGCTAAACTTCAAAAATTGTCTGCAGAGCCAGCCCTATTATTGAAACAAATCAGCCAGTgagtttgatttataatat contains these protein-coding regions:
- the LOC113400108 gene encoding restin homolog isoform X13, with amino-acid sequence MDTLWEKYPRRLSEAGLRRSSDHSVILTEDTDSFIIGERVWVGGTKPGQIAYIGETQFAPGEWAGIVLDDAIGKNDGSVAGFRYFQCPEKRGVFSRLTRLTREPLISHAPHDASPISDAGSVFERPPSGSARPRRTLSPNGSVRSIVSSKMNASISTTTNGDFRLGDRVIVSSSRGSKAGTLRYVGVTEFASGVWAGVELDDPLGKNDGSVDGKRYFNCAPRFGLFAPISKVSRSPSNRKPGTCAIHSNGRATPMRRSNSRESLTSLGTSIASSRAGVRLGVTSLGAQRAGPRASSTPVSAKNALQELLREKQQHLERLLQERELERAEVVKVTMQFERTESALAQIRKEATQTNNENAKLKVELDKLNKMLEDEKQKVEDLMFRNEEENINKEDYNKYKEAMEKEKETREKQIRDLEAEVALQVARAETTSAALRALEDQRSAEMNALADQHKEELVAAQTLSSELQKLLDEAYALIKEKESEKDSLTKSLNEELYKVKTDSEKALNEAKSKIAISQSEFETQLSVLTAKLQLAESKLDAEKQNVERLNKENGQTIIDLNSKLTSLQAAVDDKTLELNKVMGVSKEHEVNLNKEMTKLKMELSAKVLDIEQLEDLNKKQESSCKLLQEEVSRVKEELTQKINEYESFLNEASQQDEKNKTEILNLRQELNTKTKEYEKLVNESSKSTNSNDKLINEYKQTIHERDKEIIKLKDEFEETTANFNIKHSKIAEEHKKEIEDRNTKIEQLIKEIETHKQALDKSKIELDTLNTQFTINVDELNALKEENKKLKESLNEITQINAELKATIAAMELEIGEYKRQLSSAIEKCDEIQQSKEKVEGEYLNLTGQTTDSYEQFNKLSQHLKDTEKELQEIKDKYREATNNCGRIEQEYKQKIFKVQEDYSLERGQLVRSVGENVEKLQLAENKIKEFEALSFEINNRLREAESQSDKLLDENSILKNEIESLKLKEQDINNEHDTIRKKLEIDIERYKEEILLLKADGATSEVKLMEKVDQLTEAQNDLNNKLEEARKHEDSLQKILDDMTSQLNAQKVQFEKEINQLQEHLVAANNETKTHKDEETRLNELLQEKQNSIKDLTLKLEMLEVDIKSNGELVTEKDRQLTQVTEELNKVNEIKNKIEDQLNKTVMETTTIKQQYETLLNNSSVEESLINEQLKQLEKVKSEMAILVNDKKLLENKHNESSTEISNLKSQLQETTNKLNETVENLTEINKIMKEKDNFIKAQNEKVDTDLNKSKQLEENITKLQQEVNQNNTMLEQKQIEISNLNEIILQTSKIQETVKQLESENADLKAKHVVEIESLNNTIKTLTNNLSEQGKQLEDLVSTKEKVKDLQQLLAKSDEDIKKLTNINEAQKLNYEDLTRQLQQQFDEYKRESKNMKHELKNRINDYEKQLQDSKEKIALELDNQNKLQNKLNEGDSKILELSQKLELLAIQENNSSKDEKLEKLTLELQATRQSGAESLVNSEKIINKLKAEIETNIKDIKVKDDLIVKLQEDLKSQKAKVEITEREKNILQKEVAKNGKEIRDNNDNNSMGLLGQGDNASQKLTEEKEMIDGQVSFLNSVIVDMQRKNEQLMARVQALEGATVPTEPPLFNGRKVRAVAPRLFCDICDEFDAHDTEDCPRQSVEPEKPPSNKKPLTPRPYCDICEVFGHATENCDEEETF
- the LOC113400108 gene encoding restin homolog isoform X15, with translation MNASISTTTNGDFRLGDRVIVSSSRGSKAGTLRYVGVTEFASGVWAGVELDDPLGKNDGSVDGKRYFNCAPRFGLFAPISKVSRSPSNRKPGTCAIHSNGRATPMRRSNSRESLTSLGTSIASSRAGVRLGVTSLGAQRAGPRASSTPVSAKNALQELLREKQQHLERLLQERELERAEVVKVTMQFERTESALAQIRKEATQTNNENAKLKVELDKLNKMLEDEKQKVEDLMFRNEEENINKEDYNKYKEAMEKEKETREKQIRDLEAEVALQVARAETTSAALRALEDQRSAEMNALADQHKEELVAAQTLSSELQKLLDEAYALIKEKESEKDSLTKSLNEELYKVKTDSEKALNEAKSKIAISQSEFETQLSVLTAKLQLAESKLDAEKQNVERLNKENGQTIIDLNSKLTSLQAAVDDKTLELNKVMGVSKEHEVNLNKEMTKLKMELSAKVLDIEQLEDLNKKQESSCKLLQEEVSRVKEELTQKINEYESFLNEASQQDEKNKTEILNLRQELNTKTKEYEKLVNESSKSTNSNDKLINEYKQTIHERDKEIIKLKDEFEETTANFNIKHSKIAEEHKKEIEDRNTKIEQLIKEIETHKQALDKSKIELDTLNTQFTINVDELNALKEENKKLKESLNEITQINAELKATIAAMELEIGEYKRQLSSAIEKCDEIQQSKEKVEGEYLNLTGQTTDSYEQFNKLSQHLKDTEKELQEIKDKYREATNNCGRIEQEYKQKIFKVQEDYSLERGQLVRSVGENVEKLQLAENKIKEFEALSFEINNRLREAESQSDKLLDENSILKNEIESLKLKEQDINNEHDTIRKKLEIDIERYKEEILLLKADGATSEVKLMEKVDQLTEAQNDLNNKLEEARKHEDSLQKILDDMTSQLNAQKVQFEKEINQLQEHLVAANNETKTHKDEETRLNELLQEKQNSIKDLTLKLEMLEVDIKSNGELVTEKDRQLTQVTEELNKVNEIKNKIEDQLNKTVMETTTIKQQYETLLNNSSVEESLINEQLKQLEKVKSEMAILVNDKKLLENKHNESSTEISNLKSQLQETTNKLNETVENLTEINKIMKEKDNFIKAQNEKVDTDLNKSKQLEENITKLQQEVNQNNTMLEQKQIEISNLNEIILQTSKIQETVKQLESENADLKAKHVVEIESLNNTIKTLTNNLSEQGKQLEDLVSTKEKVKDLQQLLAKSDEDIKKLTNINEAQKLNYEDLTRQLQQQFDEYKRESKNMKHELKNRINDYEKQLQDSKEKIALELDNQNKLQNKLNEGDSKILELSQKLELLAIQENNSSKDEKLEKLTLELQATRQSGAESLVNSEKIINKLKAEIETNIKDIKVKDDLIVKLQEDLKSQKAKVEITEREKNILQKEVAKNGKEIRDNNDNNSMGLLGQGDNASQKLTEEKEMIDGQVSFLNSVIVDMQRKNEQLMARVQALEGATVPTEPPLFNGRKVRAVAPRLFCDICDEFDAHDTEDCPRQSVEPEKPPSNKKPLTPRPYCDICEVFGHATENCDEEETF
- the LOC113400108 gene encoding CAP-Gly domain-containing linker protein 1 isoform X5, with translation MNENSETSMEGVQPTAPSSTSSEAASVVSTTASTIPKSEAVRPTTFAKPSGLKPPTKIGRLCSNTAPKPALPISPRADGSSSDTLRKLSDDSSRKHLSDLIEADEDEVSSSLPERPRSRRKASTSSRSSITSMDTLWEKYPRRLSEAGLRRSSDHSVILTEDTDSFIIGERVWVGGTKPGQIAYIGETQFAPGEWAGIVLDDAIGKNDGSVAGFRYFQCPEKRGVFSRLTRLTREPLISHAPHDASPISDAGSVFERPPSGSARPRRTLSPNGSVRSIVSSKMNASISTTTNGDFRLGDRVIVSSSRGSKAGTLRYVGVTEFASGVWAGVELDDPLGKNDGSVDGKRYFNCAPRFGLFAPISKVSRSPSNRKPGTCAIHSNGRATPMRRSNSRESLTSLGTSIASSRAGELLREKQQHLERLLQERELERAEVVKVTMQFERTESALAQIRKEATQTNNENAKLKVELDKLNKMLEDEKQKVEDLMFRNEEENINKEDYNKYKEAMEKEKETREKQIRDLEAEVALQVARAETTSAALRALEDQRSAEMNALADQHKEELVAAQTLSSELQKLLDEAYALIKEKESEKDSLTKSLNEELYKVKTDSEKALNEAKSKIAISQSEFETQLSVLTAKLQLAESKLDAEKQNVERLNKENGQTIIDLNSKLTSLQAAVDDKTLELNKVMGVSKEHEVNLNKEMTKLKMELSAKVLDIEQLEDLNKKQESSCKLLQEEVSRVKEELTQKINEYESFLNEASQQDEKNKTEILNLRQELNTKTKEYEKLVNESSKSTNSNDKLINEYKQTIHERDKEIIKLKDEFEETTANFNIKHSKIAEEHKKEIEDRNTKIEQLIKEIETHKQALDKSKIELDTLNTQFTINVDELNALKEENKKLKESLNEITQINAELKATIAAMELEIGEYKRQLSSAIEKCDEIQQSKEKVEGEYLNLTGQTTDSYEQFNKLSQHLKDTEKELQEIKDKYREATNNCGRIEQEYKQKIFKVQEDYSLERGQLVRSVGENVEKLQLAENKIKEFEALSFEINNRLREAESQSDKLLDENSILKNEIESLKLKEQDINNEHDTIRKKLEIDIERYKEEILLLKADGATSEVKLMEKVDQLTEAQNDLNNKLEEARKHEDSLQKILDDMTSQLNAQKVQFEKEINQLQEHLVAANNETKTHKDEETRLNELLQEKQNSIKDLTLKLEMLEVDIKSNGELVTEKDRQLTQVTEELNKVNEIKNKIEDQLNKTVMETTTIKQQYETLLNNSSVEESLINEQLKQLEKVKSEMAILVNDKKLLENKHNESSTEISNLKSQLQETTNKLNETVENLTEINKIMKEKDNFIKAQNEKVDTDLNKSKQLEENITKLQQEVNQNNTMLEQKQIEISNLNEIILQTSKIQETVKQLESENADLKAKHVVEIESLNNTIKTLTNNLSEQGKQLEDLVSTKEKVKDLQQLLAKSDEDIKKLTNINEAQKLNYEDLTRQLQQQFDEYKRESKNMKHELKNRINDYEKQLQDSKEKIALELDNQNKLQNKLNEGDSKILELSQKLELLAIQENNSSKDEKLEKLTLELQATRQSGAESLVNSEKIINKLKAEIETNIKDIKVKDDLIVKLQEDLKSQKAKVEITEREKNILQKEVAKNGKEIRDNNDNNSMGLLGQGDNASQKLTEEKEMIDGQVSFLNSVIVDMQRKNEQLMARVQALEGATVPTEPPLFNGRKVRAVAPRLFCDICDEFDAHDTEDCPRQSVEPEKPPSNKKPLTPRPYCDICEVFGHATENCDEEETF